One window of the Dendropsophus ebraccatus isolate aDenEbr1 chromosome 12, aDenEbr1.pat, whole genome shotgun sequence genome contains the following:
- the LOC138768774 gene encoding N-formyl peptide receptor 3-like yields MQPGNGEAKARTVEPKPEMKQEEPSSKQGKLRTKENTEPKDKEVLFIPRVQTVSISGHLITQCITPTKIMMFSCVMDIVGITEAQEKTMTLNNDTLQNNTDTDYGDFLDVHDYNSTVPEYTVIDVYTHVTRMCIVWYSITLVLGVIGNGLVIWIAGFRIKTVNAVWFLNLAIADFITCISLPLRISEWALYWDIYYDHFLCKTGITILFINMLCSVYFMTVISIDRCVCIFWPVWTKLHRTPGLAAIIALLIWILSLLISIPYVVFNHAFEEVTECFPKYVDFLGTHAVKKRKVMFITKNISMFAFPFAIILLSYILLFFKLRKIRRSSKSRRPFQVITTVIVTFFVCWFPYNTWPLVKISNEYGRIDMVITEVATCLAYFSSCINPILYILFSRDFQKKFVKSIPSMLENVFNERSDIDVGVSDATTNIVYHGSSLL; encoded by the exons atgcaaccaggtaacggtgaagctaaagccagaacagtggagccaaagccagagatgaagCAAGAAGAACCCAGCAGTAagcaaggtaaactgaggactaaggagaacactgaaccaaaagacaaagaag TTCTTTTCATCCCACGGGTTCAAACCGTTTCTATATCTGGGCATCTTATCACTCAATGCATCACGCCAACAAAGATAATGAT GTTCTCCTGTGTAATGGATATAGTCGGCATCACTGAAGCTCAGGAAAAAACAATGACGCTGAATAATGACACTCTTCAAAACAATACAGATACAGATTATGg TGACTTCCTGGATGTTCACGATTACAACAGCACAGTTCCGGAATATACTGTTATTGATGTATATACCCACGTAACCAGAATGTGCATCGTATGGTACAGTATCACCTTAGTTTTGGGGGTCATCGGAAATGGTTTGGTCATCTGGATTGCTGGTTTCAGAATTAAGACTGTCAACGCCGTGTGGTTCCTCAACCTGGCCATCGCTGATTTCATCACATGTATATCTCTTCCTCTGCGTATCTCAGAGTGGGCTTTGTACTGGGATATTTACTACGATCATTTCTTGTGTAAAACTGGCATTACTATATTGTTCATAAAcatgctgtgtagtgtgtattttATGACGGTTATCAGCATTGATCGATGCGTTTGCATTTTTTGGCCAGTATGGACCAAACTTCACAGGACCCCCGGGTTGGCCGCCATCATTGCTTTACTTATATGGATTTTAAGTCTTCTTATAAGTATCCCTTACGTGGTATTTAATCACGCCTTCGAGGAAGTAACTGAGTGTTTTCCAAAATATGTAGACTTTCTTGGAACTCACGCGGTCAAAAAACGAAAAGTGATGTTCATAACCAAAAACATCAGCATGTTTGCCTTCCCTTTCGCCATTATTCTCCTATCGTATATCCTGCTTTTTTTTAAGTTAAGAAAAATAAGACGATCCAGTAAATCTCGACGGCCTTTTCAAGTCATCACCACTGTCATAGTAACTTTCTTCGTCTGCTGGTTTCCATATAACACATGGCCATTGGTAAAAATCAGCAATGAATATGGCAGAATAGATATGGTCATTACAGAGGTAGCTACCTGCCTGGCTTACTTCAGTAGCTGTATCAACCCCATTCTCTACATTTTATTTTCCCGGGATTTTCAAAAAAAATTTGTGAAGTCCATACCATCCATGTTGGAGAACGTTTTTAATGAAAGGTCAGACATTGATGTTGGGGTCAGTGATGCTACCACCAATATTGTATACCATGGATCTTCTCTACTATGA
- the LOC138769802 gene encoding C3a anaphylatoxin chemotactic receptor-like, with the protein MDPDDWNLKLSDITLDYNQSFYKNYETSNTTDYSGYGLADIFRKSTVIFYCITFVFGIIGNGLVIWIAGFRMKKTVSAVWFLNLAVADFLCCASLPLRIAEWIHRYTFQQIISCILNIILFNLNMSASVLLLTAMSIDRCVSVMWPFWAKVHRTHKLVRITAAIIWLLSFFLSGFIFYFYGFHFGDLHEWCLFSFFITSYNHFYTIKQTLQLIRLLIMFLIPFLIILISYVPIFFKLKTSKRPQRSQRPYRIITAVILCFFICWCPYYIWPLTPMYDEDSIQSYVLHVIVINLAFLNSCINPIIYVLMGQDIKHGFCRSILSRLEKALTEPPDDPCRGPQDVQHTHNTDV; encoded by the exons ATGGATCCTGACGATTGGAATCTGAAGCTCTCCGATATAACTCTCGATTACAACCA GTCATTTTACAAAAACTATGAGACAAGTAACACAACTGATTACAGCGGCTATGGTCTTGCAGACATTTTTAGGAAGTCAACTGTTATCTTCTATTGCATCACTTTTGTTTTTGGAATTATTGGTAATGGATTGGTCATCTGGATTGCCGGATTCAGGATGAAGAAGACAGTCAGTGCCGTGTGGTTCCTCAATCTGGCCGTTGCGGACTTCCTCTGCTGTGCGTCTCTTCCTTTGAGGATCGCGGAGTGGATTCACCGTTACACATTTCAACAAATAATCTCGTGTATATtgaacatcattctgttcaatCTAAACATGAGCGCCAGTGTTCTTCTCCTGACGGCCATGAGTATTGACCGCTGTGTGTCCGTCATGTGGCCATTTTGGGCTAAAGTTCATAGGACACATAAACTCGTAAGAATCACTGCCGCTATCATTTGGCTGCTGAGTTTCTTCCTGAGTGGttttatattttacttctatGGATTTCATTTCGGTGATTTGCATGAATGGTGTTTATTCTCTTTTTTCATCACAAGTTACAACCATTTCTATACCATAAAACAGACCTTACAACTGATCCGGTTACTTATAATGTTTCTGATCCCTTTTCTCATCATCTTGATCAGTTATGTCCCCATTTTCTTCAAGCTTAAAACCAGTAAGAGACCCCAGAGATCCCAGAGGCCGTACAGGATCATCAccgcggttatattgtgtttcttTATCTGCTGGTGTCCATATTACATCTGGCCGCTAACACCCATGTATGATGAAGACAGCATCCAATCCTATGTAttacatgttattgttattaacCTGGCTTTCCTTAATAGTTGCATCAATCCGatcatttatgttcttatgggcCAAGACATTAAACATGGATTCTGTAGATCTATCCTCTCCAGGCTTGAGAAAGCCTTAACAGAACCACCTGATGATCCATGCCGAGGACCCCAGGATGTACAACATACTCACAATACAGATGTATAA
- the LOC138768596 gene encoding C3a anaphylatoxin chemotactic receptor-like, which yields MSITFYTITFVLGTIGNGLVIWIAGFRMKRTVSAVWFLNLAIADFLCCASLPLRIIEWIHRYSFCQVISCILNIILFNLNMSASVLLLTAMSIDRCVSVMWPFWAKVHRTHKLMRITAAIIWLLSFSLSGFMFYFYGFYLYDLDEWCIFFGNYKVFDHIYRIKQTLQLIRLLIMFLIPFLIILTSYVIIFFKLKTSKRPQRSQRPYRIITAVILCFFICWCPYYIWPLTAMYDENNVPFYVLHAIVINLAFLNSCINPIIYVLMGQDIKHGFYRSIPSRLERALTEPPDDPCRGPQDVQHTHNTVV from the coding sequence ATGTCAATTACTTTCTATACCATCACTTTTGTCCTTGGGACTATCGGTAATGGATTGGTCATCTGGATTGCCGGATTCAGGATGAAGAGGACAGTCAGTGCCGTGTGGTTCCTCAATCTGGCCATTGCGGACTTCCTCTGCTGCGCATCTCTTCCTTTAAGAATCATAGAATGGATTCACCGTTACTCATTTTGTCAAGTAATTTCTTGCATTTtgaacatcattctgttcaatCTAAACATGAGCGCCAGTGTTCTTCTCCTGACGGCCATGAGTATTGACCGCTGTGTGTCCGTCATGTGGCCATTTTGGGCTAAAGTTCATAGGACACATAAACTCATGAGAATCACTGCCGCTATCATTTGGCTGCTGAGTTTTTCCCTGAGTGGTTTTATGTTTTACTTCTATGGATTTTATTTGTATGATTTGGATGAATGGTGTATATTTTTTGGTAATTACAAAGTTTTTGACCATATCTATAGGATAAAACAGACCTTACAACTGATCCGGTTACTTATAATGTTTCTTATCCCTTTTCTCATTATCTTGACCAGTTATGTCATCATTTTCTTCAAGCTTAAAACCAGTAAGAGACCCCAGAGATCCCAGAGGCCGTACAGGATCATCAccgcggttatattgtgtttcttTATCTGCTGGTGTCCATATTACATCTGGCCGCTAACAGCCATGTATGATGAAAACAACGTCCCATTCTATGTATTACATGCTATTGTTATTAACCTGGCTTTCCTTAATAGTTGCATCAATCCGATCATTTATGTCCTTATGGGCCAAGACATTAAACATGGATTCTATAGATCTATCCCCTCCAGGCTTGAGAGAGCCTTAACAGAACCACCTGATGATCCATGCAGAGGACCCCAGGATGTACAACATACTCACAATACAGTTGTATGA